From Alteromonas sp. BL110:
ACCGCTAAAACCGGCGCCATTGATACGAGAACACCGGCTATACCAAGCCGATTGGCTTTTGCGCTTTTACGGTTTTGGCCTAGATGAAATCTTGCAAGACGACATGTTAGATATGGATTACGACCCAAAGCTTTCATGGGCATTACGCAACCGTCATCTATTTCCTATTGATTTAAACAAAGCTGACAAACAGATGCTGCTGCGCGTTCCCGGTCTTGGTGCGCGAACGGTACAAAAGATTTTATCTATAAGGCGTAATACAAAACTTAACTGGATCGACCTTACCAAAATGCGGCTACCTCTTAAAAAGTTGAAGCCTTTTATCAGCGTGGGAGATTACTCCCCTGATATACACTTACTCGACAGTAATAGTTTCGAGCTTCAGTTTAAACAGCCTAAACAGTTTGAGCTGTTTGGCGCTTGAGTGTTGTGTTAACGCAACTATGCTCAGCCACAGTCTAAAAGGTAGCTTTTATGAAGACCATAACCATTACTTCAGTACCTGGCTTTGAAGAGTGGCGAGAGGCCTCGCGAGAATGCATCGCTGCGCGTATCCGTCCTGAACAGATTATCTGGCAGAGCGCGAATGCAATACAAAACGATCTGTTTGGTAGCGGTACTGAGCAGTGCGAAAGCAAAATGCCGCGAAAAATGCCGCAAAGTAAGCTTAGTATTCCTAAACCTACGTTAATGCTTTTAAAGTACGCCCTATGCCATAACGATGATAATCGATTTGCTCTTTGTTACCGTGTTTTGTGGCGTGTCGTTTATGAAAATAAACAGCTTATTCAAATGAAAACGGATGACGATGTTATCCAGCTTTTTGCCTTGGCGAAAGCGGTAAAACGTGACGCTTATAAAATGAGTGCGTTCCTGAGGTTCAGAGAAATAAACGTAGAGGAGCAAGAGCATTTTGTTGCCTGGTATGAACCTGAGCATTTCAGTTTAGAAATAAAGCTTAACTTTTTTAAGACTCGATTTAAGAATATGCGTTGGTCTATTTTAACACCCTATCGTGCTGCTCACTGGGATACCGAAACCCTAGTGCTAGAAGATAACCCCGATTCAAGCGTTGTACCCGATGATGACCGCATTGAAAAATACTGGCTGACTTATTACGCCAATATATTTAATCCTGCGCGTATTAAAACAAATGCGATGTTGAATCAAATGCCTAAAAAGTACTGGAAAAATATGCCAGAGACATCGCTGATAGACGATATGATAAAACAATCGGACGCCCGTGCCAGAAAAATGATTAGCGATGGCAATAAGCACTGAGTTAACACAAATGCCCTTATATTAATGAGCGAACATATACGAGCTTGACCTATTAACACTGGGCCAAGCTTTGATTTCGACGTTGAATTAGCATTAACTTTGCACGAACCAACTTAGCCTTTAAAATTCTCTACAGTATTAATCAGGTCGTCTATATTTTCGATAAGCGTCTCACGCTGTTCGTCTGTTAGGGTAGAAAAAAGCTCGGATATTAACGTAGCGCTAACGGTCATATTATGGGCGCTACTTTGCTTATAAATATCACTTTTGTAGCTATCCGGTGTTTGCATTAAGTCGA
This genomic window contains:
- a CDS encoding TIGR03915 family putative DNA repair protein codes for the protein MKTITITSVPGFEEWREASRECIAARIRPEQIIWQSANAIQNDLFGSGTEQCESKMPRKMPQSKLSIPKPTLMLLKYALCHNDDNRFALCYRVLWRVVYENKQLIQMKTDDDVIQLFALAKAVKRDAYKMSAFLRFREINVEEQEHFVAWYEPEHFSLEIKLNFFKTRFKNMRWSILTPYRAAHWDTETLVLEDNPDSSVVPDDDRIEKYWLTYYANIFNPARIKTNAMLNQMPKKYWKNMPETSLIDDMIKQSDARARKMISDGNKH